In the Pyrolobus fumarii 1A genome, one interval contains:
- a CDS encoding DUF432 domain-containing protein: MRALMVQEGFGDLRAGVERRVGGCNLRMYRDGGFNVYERECGGDIRRVRVAGDKLEVVPAPPVMAEPRVSNIIMLRLPEPLVVSPGSEASIETSIPVDIVVVMGSLVVDAIPTYRVKYALYGNVDKGVITRFVKLGECRAPCASMRIVVRNSGGKPVRIERIVFPAYMLSLCYNGSLVYANSIFVNAVDDVGSVQPGRLEAQECRLAPQLLRAPIFERQRQKFLMLYGF, from the coding sequence TTGAGGGCGCTGATGGTCCAGGAGGGTTTCGGCGACCTGAGGGCTGGTGTAGAGAGGCGCGTGGGTGGCTGCAACCTACGCATGTACCGCGATGGTGGCTTCAATGTGTATGAGAGGGAGTGTGGTGGAGACATCCGCCGGGTTAGGGTTGCGGGTGACAAGCTTGAGGTTGTACCGGCGCCACCGGTAATGGCTGAGCCGCGCGTCTCCAATATCATCATGCTCCGGTTGCCAGAGCCTCTTGTAGTGTCGCCGGGTAGTGAGGCGAGCATAGAGACGAGCATACCCGTTGATATCGTTGTGGTGATGGGCTCGCTGGTGGTAGATGCTATACCGACATACCGCGTGAAGTACGCGTTGTATGGTAATGTGGACAAGGGCGTAATAACAAGGTTCGTTAAGCTTGGCGAGTGTAGAGCACCGTGCGCCTCTATGCGTATAGTCGTGCGCAATAGTGGAGGTAAGCCTGTGAGGATAGAGCGTATCGTCTTTCCTGCTTACATGTTAAGCCTCTGCTACAATGGTAGCCTCGTCTACGCTAACAGCATATTCGTCAACGCGGTTGATGACGTGGGGTCTGTTCAGCCTGGAAGGTTAGAGGCGCAGGAGTGTAGACTCGCCCCGCAGCTTTTGCGCGCACCAATATTCGAGAGGCAGAGGCAGAAGTTCTTGATGCTCTACGGGTTCTAG